The following coding sequences lie in one Streptomyces venezuelae genomic window:
- a CDS encoding gas vesicle protein, whose product MTASPGGGLPGPYGSGGGGANLADILERVLDKGIVIAGDIKINLLDIELLTIKLRLIVASIDKAKEMGIDWWEDDPALSSGARRAELARENNELKQRLAELEERDALEPAETKAETKARAKASEGDT is encoded by the coding sequence ATGACGGCGTCCCCCGGCGGCGGGCTCCCGGGCCCGTACGGCAGCGGCGGTGGCGGGGCCAACCTCGCCGACATCCTCGAACGCGTCCTGGACAAGGGCATCGTCATCGCCGGTGACATCAAGATCAACCTGCTCGACATCGAACTGCTCACCATCAAGCTCCGTCTGATCGTCGCCTCGATCGACAAGGCGAAGGAGATGGGCATCGACTGGTGGGAGGACGACCCGGCGCTCTCCTCCGGGGCGCGCCGCGCCGAACTCGCCCGGGAGAACAACGAGTTGAAACAGCGCCTGGCGGAGCTCGAGGAGCGGGACGCCCTCGAACCGGCCGAGACCAAGGCCGAGACGAAGGCCAGGGCCAAGGCCAGTGAAGGAGACACGTGA
- a CDS encoding gas vesicle protein, with amino-acid sequence MTVVERREVALVDLLDRLLAGGVVIAGDITLRIADVDLVRIDLNALISSVNEQVPSPWPELE; translated from the coding sequence ATGACCGTCGTGGAACGCAGGGAAGTCGCCCTGGTCGACCTGCTCGACCGGCTCCTCGCGGGAGGCGTGGTCATCGCGGGTGACATCACCCTGCGGATCGCGGATGTCGACCTGGTACGCATCGACCTGAACGCCCTGATCAGCTCGGTCAACGAGCAAGTGCCCTCGCCGTGGCCGGAGTTGGAGTGA
- a CDS encoding gas vesicle protein K, with product MSTEAEPNTNTSTDRRKRMDLDPDTVERDLVKLVLTIVELLRQLMERQAVRRFDTGELTEEQEERIGLTLMLLEDRMAELRGRYGLRPEDLNLDLGPLGPLLPRE from the coding sequence ATGAGCACTGAAGCCGAGCCGAACACGAACACGAGCACCGATCGCCGCAAGCGCATGGACCTCGACCCCGACACCGTCGAGCGGGATCTGGTGAAGCTGGTCCTGACCATCGTCGAACTGCTGCGTCAGCTGATGGAGCGGCAGGCCGTGCGCCGCTTCGACACCGGTGAGCTGACCGAGGAGCAGGAGGAGCGGATCGGCCTCACGCTGATGCTCCTGGAGGACCGGATGGCCGAGCTCCGGGGCCGGTACGGGCTGCGGCCCGAGGACCTGAACCTGGATCTCGGACCGCTGGGCCCGCTGCTCCCCAGGGAGTGA
- a CDS encoding bifunctional phosphatase PAP2/diacylglycerol kinase family protein, giving the protein MCADSPDVSGLDLSRPAAGHRPVKARLVSFDSRLFEAVAKRHWPGADRVLPGLSQSANHGVLWFATAAAITATRTPRARRAAVRGVASLALASATINTLGKRSVRRARPVLDAVPLIRQLKRQPITTSFPSGHAASAAAFATGVALESRAWGAAVAPLATAVAVSRIYTGAHYPSDVLVGGALGAGAAFAVRGLVPTRSQLAPPGRPRVTAPALPGGAGLVLVTNTGAGTPQRVKALSDALPEAEVVVADPADVGAELEKAAARATVLGVCGGDGTVNAAARVALHHGLPLAVLPGGTLNHFAYDLGVEDAHDLAGAVEAGEAVAVDVGRFTAEGSKSGEPKEGYFLNTFSLGVYPELVRQREHWSPRIGGWPASVLAALKILRSDEHPLTAQFRGKDRALWLLFAGNCTYHRPGLTPGRRLDLADGLLDVRIVHGGRRPGARLLAAALTGPEVRSPAQAAARLPRLRVDGLGEGTAVAFDGEVTHVEGSLLIDKLPEALTVYRPLSNLR; this is encoded by the coding sequence ATGTGCGCTGACTCCCCGGACGTCTCCGGTCTCGACCTGTCCCGTCCCGCCGCCGGGCACCGCCCGGTCAAGGCCCGTCTGGTCTCCTTCGACAGCCGGCTCTTCGAAGCGGTCGCCAAGCGGCACTGGCCCGGCGCCGACCGGGTGCTTCCGGGGCTCAGCCAGAGCGCCAACCACGGCGTGCTGTGGTTCGCGACGGCCGCGGCGATCACCGCGACGCGGACCCCGCGGGCCCGGCGCGCCGCGGTGCGCGGCGTCGCCTCGCTGGCACTGGCCTCCGCGACGATCAACACGCTGGGCAAGCGCTCGGTGCGCCGCGCCCGGCCGGTGCTCGACGCGGTGCCGTTGATACGCCAGTTGAAGCGGCAGCCCATCACCACGTCCTTCCCTTCGGGTCACGCGGCGTCCGCCGCCGCGTTCGCCACGGGCGTGGCGCTGGAGTCGCGGGCCTGGGGCGCGGCCGTCGCGCCGCTCGCCACCGCCGTCGCGGTCTCCCGCATCTACACCGGGGCGCACTATCCGAGCGACGTCCTGGTGGGCGGCGCGCTGGGCGCGGGCGCGGCGTTCGCGGTGCGGGGTCTGGTGCCGACGCGGTCGCAGCTCGCGCCGCCGGGACGGCCCCGGGTGACGGCGCCCGCGCTGCCGGGCGGTGCCGGTCTGGTCCTGGTGACCAATACGGGTGCGGGCACTCCGCAGCGCGTGAAGGCGCTGAGCGACGCGCTGCCCGAGGCGGAGGTCGTCGTCGCCGACCCCGCCGACGTGGGCGCCGAGCTGGAGAAGGCGGCGGCCCGCGCGACGGTCCTCGGGGTGTGCGGCGGCGACGGCACGGTCAACGCCGCGGCGCGCGTCGCGCTCCACCACGGTCTGCCGCTCGCGGTGCTGCCCGGCGGCACCCTCAATCACTTCGCGTACGACCTCGGGGTGGAGGACGCCCACGACCTGGCGGGTGCGGTGGAGGCGGGCGAGGCGGTCGCCGTCGACGTGGGCCGTTTCACCGCGGAGGGGTCGAAGTCCGGGGAGCCCAAGGAGGGGTACTTCCTCAACACGTTCAGCCTGGGCGTGTACCCGGAGCTGGTGCGGCAGCGCGAGCACTGGTCGCCACGCATCGGCGGCTGGCCCGCTTCGGTGCTCGCGGCGCTGAAGATCCTGCGCTCCGACGAGCACCCGCTGACCGCTCAGTTCCGTGGCAAGGACCGCGCGCTGTGGCTGCTGTTCGCGGGCAACTGCACGTACCACCGGCCGGGTCTCACCCCGGGCCGCAGGCTCGACCTGGCGGACGGTCTGCTCGATGTGCGCATCGTGCACGGCGGGCGCAGGCCGGGCGCCCGGCTCCTGGCCGCCGCGCTGACCGGACCCGAGGTGCGCTCCCCCGCGCAGGCGGCCGCGCGGCTGCCCAGGCTGCGGGTGGACGGGCTCGGCGAGGGCACCGCCGTGGCGTTCGACGGTGAAGTGACGCACGTCGAGGGCTCGTTGCTCATCGACAAGCTGCCGGAGGCGCTGACCGTGTACCGCCCGCTGAGCAACCTCCGCTGA
- a CDS encoding class I SAM-dependent methyltransferase, giving the protein MPQETAVYTHGHHESVLRSHTWRTAANSAAYLVGSLEPDMTVLDIGCGPGTLTADLAALVPDGRVTGVDRAPGILDRARATAAERGVDNVEFAVADVHDLDYPDDSFCVVHAHQVLQHVGDPVRALREMRRVCRPGGIVAVRDADYEAMTWHPRMPVMDEWLDLYRQVARANGGEPDAGRRLKSWALEAGFADVTATADTWCYSSEDERAWWSGLWADRTVDSSYAGRAVEGGHTDAERLGAIAAGWREWGAREDAWFAVLHGEVLCRK; this is encoded by the coding sequence ATGCCGCAGGAGACCGCCGTCTACACGCACGGGCACCACGAGTCCGTGCTGCGCTCGCACACGTGGCGCACCGCCGCCAACTCGGCCGCCTATCTGGTCGGTTCGCTCGAGCCCGACATGACGGTCCTCGACATCGGCTGCGGCCCCGGCACCCTCACCGCCGATCTGGCCGCGCTCGTGCCGGACGGCCGGGTCACCGGCGTGGACCGCGCCCCCGGCATCCTGGACCGGGCCCGCGCCACCGCGGCCGAACGCGGGGTGGACAACGTCGAGTTCGCCGTCGCGGACGTGCACGACCTCGACTACCCCGACGACTCCTTCTGCGTCGTCCACGCCCATCAGGTCCTCCAACACGTCGGCGATCCGGTGCGGGCGCTGCGCGAGATGCGGCGGGTCTGCAGACCGGGCGGCATCGTCGCGGTGCGCGACGCGGACTACGAGGCGATGACCTGGCACCCCCGGATGCCCGTCATGGACGAGTGGCTGGACCTCTACCGCCAAGTGGCCCGCGCCAACGGCGGCGAGCCCGACGCGGGGCGCCGCCTCAAGTCCTGGGCCCTGGAGGCCGGCTTCGCGGACGTCACCGCGACCGCGGACACCTGGTGCTACAGCTCCGAGGACGAGCGCGCCTGGTGGAGCGGCCTGTGGGCGGACCGCACGGTCGACTCCTCCTACGCCGGGCGCGCGGTGGAGGGCGGCCACACGGACGCGGAACGGCTCGGCGCGATCGCCGCGGGGTGGCGGGAGTGGGGCGCGCGGGAGGACGCGTGGTTCGCGGTGCTGCACGGCGAGGTGCTCTGCCGGAAGTGA
- a CDS encoding GvpL/GvpF family gas vesicle protein, with protein MNAANADQHGGGPHHDDLRYVYAVCRPLAAPLAADLTGVGGVPPRQLVHGDLVALVGPVPERDFAEQPLRAHLEDLDWLSETARAHQRVIDALTTVTCPLPLRLATVFRDDSGVRAMLEDGSERFRRVLERIDGRVEWGVKVYMENAEEAKDTASEASDAPRSGRDYLRRRRSQRTAQEENWQRAEGFARELHERLSGHADDSRLHAPQNSELSRTPGRNVLNAAYLVSRAHSEEFVELVDRTKDEGAGAGPLRVELTGPWAAYSFTGDADDEEGTTA; from the coding sequence GTGAACGCCGCGAACGCCGACCAGCACGGCGGCGGGCCGCACCACGACGACCTGCGGTACGTCTACGCGGTCTGCCGCCCCCTCGCCGCGCCGCTCGCCGCCGACCTCACCGGGGTCGGCGGCGTGCCGCCCCGTCAGCTCGTCCACGGGGACCTGGTCGCCCTGGTCGGCCCGGTGCCGGAGCGGGACTTCGCGGAGCAGCCCCTGCGCGCGCACCTCGAAGACCTCGACTGGCTCTCCGAGACGGCCCGCGCCCACCAACGCGTCATCGACGCGCTCACGACCGTCACCTGCCCGCTGCCGCTGCGCCTCGCCACCGTCTTCCGTGACGACAGCGGCGTACGCGCGATGCTGGAGGACGGCTCGGAGCGGTTCCGGCGCGTCCTCGAACGCATCGACGGGCGCGTGGAGTGGGGCGTGAAGGTGTACATGGAGAACGCCGAGGAGGCCAAGGACACCGCGTCCGAGGCGTCCGACGCGCCCCGCTCCGGCCGCGACTACCTGCGCCGCCGACGCAGTCAGCGCACGGCGCAGGAGGAGAACTGGCAGCGCGCCGAGGGCTTCGCGCGCGAGCTGCACGAGCGGCTGTCGGGGCACGCAGACGACTCCCGGCTGCACGCCCCGCAGAACTCGGAGCTGTCCCGCACGCCGGGCCGCAACGTGCTCAACGCGGCCTACCTGGTGTCCCGTGCGCACTCCGAGGAGTTCGTCGAGCTCGTGGACCGCACCAAGGACGAGGGCGCGGGGGCGGGTCCGCTCCGGGTGGAGCTGACGGGGCCGTGGGCGGCGTACTCCTTCACGGGGGACGCGGACGACGAGGAGGGCACGACCGCATGA
- a CDS encoding SRPBCC family protein gives MAESPLSNITRSPAADRLKEEAQAYLMAQAERMLVGVGHRLGDATVKLNDIAEGKSPGFGKLAAQAGKKIADGKGPVRSALELGGTHLKDKVTDAFKGIGGGKRKKGGAGQKPTVILEYIDVGVPLREAYDQWTQYQEFSTFAKGVKGATVANDTDSDWQLKVFWSSRSWKAHTTEQVPDQRITWTSEGGKGTTKGVVTFHSLAENLTRVLLIIEYYPKGLFEKTGNIWRAQGRRARLDLKHFARHITMRGEASDGWRGEIRDGEVVRSHEDAVAEEEEEREAQDEPQDDARDEPESEYDEDEDEEGEHEDEPADEYEDEEDVPEEELEDEPEAEYEDDEEPEAEEEPESEDEPEAEYEEDEPEADDEQQREYAGASGGGRDRR, from the coding sequence ATGGCTGAATCACCCCTGAGCAACATCACGCGCAGCCCCGCTGCCGACCGCCTGAAGGAGGAGGCGCAGGCCTACCTCATGGCGCAGGCCGAGCGCATGCTCGTCGGCGTCGGGCACCGGCTCGGTGACGCCACCGTCAAGCTGAACGACATCGCGGAGGGCAAGAGCCCCGGCTTCGGCAAGCTCGCCGCGCAGGCCGGCAAGAAGATCGCCGACGGCAAGGGCCCGGTGCGCAGCGCGCTGGAACTCGGCGGCACCCACCTGAAGGACAAGGTCACCGACGCCTTCAAGGGCATCGGCGGCGGCAAGCGCAAGAAGGGCGGCGCGGGCCAGAAGCCGACGGTCATCCTGGAGTACATCGACGTCGGCGTGCCGCTGCGCGAGGCCTACGACCAGTGGACCCAGTACCAGGAGTTCTCCACCTTCGCCAAGGGCGTCAAGGGCGCCACCGTGGCGAACGACACGGACTCCGACTGGCAGCTCAAGGTCTTCTGGTCCAGCCGCAGCTGGAAGGCGCACACCACCGAGCAGGTGCCGGACCAGCGCATCACCTGGACCTCCGAGGGCGGCAAGGGGACGACGAAGGGCGTCGTCACCTTCCACTCGCTCGCCGAGAACCTCACCCGGGTGCTGCTCATCATCGAGTACTACCCGAAGGGCCTCTTCGAGAAGACCGGCAACATCTGGCGCGCCCAGGGCCGCCGGGCCCGCCTGGACCTCAAGCACTTCGCCCGGCACATCACGATGCGCGGCGAGGCGAGCGACGGCTGGCGCGGAGAGATCCGTGACGGCGAGGTCGTCCGCAGCCACGAGGACGCGGTGGCCGAGGAAGAGGAGGAGCGCGAGGCTCAGGACGAGCCGCAGGACGACGCCCGGGACGAGCCGGAGTCCGAGTACGACGAGGACGAGGACGAGGAAGGCGAGCACGAGGACGAGCCGGCCGACGAGTACGAGGACGAGGAGGACGTCCCCGAGGAGGAGCTCGAGGACGAGCCCGAGGCCGAGTACGAGGACGACGAGGAGCCGGAGGCCGAGGAGGAGCCCGAATCCGAGGACGAGCCGGAGGCCGAGTACGAAGAGGACGAACCCGAGGCCGACGACGAGCAGCAGCGTGAGTACGCCGGGGCGTCCGGCGGCGGGCGGGACCGTCGATGA